A region from the Lolium perenne isolate Kyuss_39 chromosome 4, Kyuss_2.0, whole genome shotgun sequence genome encodes:
- the LOC139830439 gene encoding cold-shock protein CS120-like isoform X2, with protein MEHQGHGAGEKKGIMENIKVKLPGGHSDHHQTGGNYGQQEHTGTATHGAPATGGTYGQQGHTGMTGTGTHGVGEKKGVMENIKEKLPGGQSDHDHTGGTYGQQGHTGTATHGTPATSDTYGQQGHTGVTGTGTYSTGEKQGVMENIKEKLPGGHAADHQQTTGITGTETHGTNATGGTYGQQGHTGTTGTGTHDTDGTGGKKSIIDKIKDKLPGQH; from the exons ATGGAGCACCAGGGGCACGGCGCCGGCGAGAAGAAGGGCATCATGGAGAACATCAAGGTGAAGCTCCCTGGTGGCCACAGTGATCACCACCAGACCGGTGGCAACTACGGGCAGCAGGAACACACCGGCACGGCGACGCATGGAGCCCCGGCCACCGGCGGCACGTACGGGCAGCAGGGACACACCGGGATGACCGGCACGGGGACCCACGGCGTCGGGGAGAAGAAGGGCGTCATGGAGAACATCAAGGAGAAGCTCCCCGGTGGCCAGAGTGACCACGACCACACTGGTGGAACCTACGGGCAGCAGGGACACACCGGCACGGCGACGCATGGCACCCCGGCTACCAGCGACACCTATGGGCAGCAAGGACACACCGGAGTGACCGGCACGGGGACGTACAGCACCGGCGAGAAGCAGGGTGTCATGGAGAACATCAAGGAGAAGCTCCCCGGTGGCCATGCTG CTGACCACCAGCAGACCACTGGAAT caccggcACGGAGACACATGGCACCAACGCCACGGGCGGCACCTACGGGCAGCAGGGACACACTGGAACGACCGGCACCGGGACACACGACACCGACGGCACCGGTGGGAAGAAGAGCATCatagacaagatcaaggacaagctgCCTGGACAGCACTAA
- the LOC139830439 gene encoding cold-shock protein CS120-like isoform X1 — translation MEHQGHGAGEKKGIMENIKVKLPGGHSDHHQTGGNYGQQEHTGTATHGAPATGGTYGQQGHTGMTGTGTHGVGEKKGVMENIKEKLPGGQSDHDHTGGTYGQQGHTGTATHGTPATSDTYGQQGHTGVTGTGTYSTGEKQGVMENIKEKLPGGHADHEHTAGTYGQQGHTGTGTHGTPATGDTYGQQGHTGVTGTGTHGTGEKKGVMENVMEKLPGGHTDHQQTTGITGTETHGTNATGGTYGQQGHTGTTGTGTHDTDGTGGKKSIIDKIKDKLPGQH, via the exons ATGGAGCACCAGGGGCACGGCGCCGGCGAGAAGAAGGGCATCATGGAGAACATCAAGGTGAAGCTCCCTGGTGGCCACAGTGATCACCACCAGACCGGTGGCAACTACGGGCAGCAGGAACACACCGGCACGGCGACGCATGGAGCCCCGGCCACCGGCGGCACGTACGGGCAGCAGGGACACACCGGGATGACCGGCACGGGGACCCACGGCGTCGGGGAGAAGAAGGGCGTCATGGAGAACATCAAGGAGAAGCTCCCCGGTGGCCAGAGTGACCACGACCACACTGGTGGAACCTACGGGCAGCAGGGACACACCGGCACGGCGACGCATGGCACCCCGGCTACCAGCGACACCTATGGGCAGCAAGGACACACCGGAGTGACCGGCACGGGGACGTACAGCACCGGCGAGAAGCAGGGTGTCATGGAGAACATCAAGGAGAAGCTCCCCGGTGGCCATGCTGACCACGAGCACACCGCTGGCACCTACGGGCAGCAGGGACACACGGGCACGGGGACGCATGGCACCCCGGCCACCGGCGACACCTATGGGCAGCAGGGACACACCGGAGTGACCGGCACGGGGACGCATGGCACCGGTGAGAAGAAGGGCGTCATGGAGAACGTCATGGAGAAGCTCCCCGGTGGCCACACTGACCACCAGCAGACCACTGGAAT caccggcACGGAGACACATGGCACCAACGCCACGGGCGGCACCTACGGGCAGCAGGGACACACTGGAACGACCGGCACCGGGACACACGACACCGACGGCACCGGTGGGAAGAAGAGCATCatagacaagatcaaggacaagctgCCTGGACAGCACTAA